The Pseudorasbora parva isolate DD20220531a chromosome 21, ASM2467924v1, whole genome shotgun sequence sequence CCTACAAGCGATATACATCGCAGCCTCTTGTGATAACGAAATTGTGATATATAACTTATAATAGAACTATTTCAGAACAGGTTTCATAGAAGGAAAGCCAAACTGCtaatgtgttgttgttttttaaatgtgttatgCAGTTGAGAACATTTACTGTGCAAAACTTTAATTATAAAACATATTGTTGCAGATTCAAGTAAATTCAAGTACACTAGCTGCAGAGActttaacaaagaaaaaaatcgTCCTGTACACATTTATCCATATAATGGCAGCGATCAGgctaaaactttacaaaaataTCACGCAATGATACATGAAGACGCACGCCATATATGGAAAGTGTTTTAGGAGGCATACTATAAGGTTTTAAACCTTATTATGCAGTCAAACTAGAGCTCGGCCGTTACTTCCTGTGAGTGCTTTCAAGCCgtcataattaaaataaaacaaaatacaattcaatacgtttattatttatgatgataatcattagaagtaaataatacataagCATTCAAAGGCTGTATGCCGAATATATTCTGAAAATTATCACGTTCAACCTAACTTTTAAGATGATGGGTTGCCGTGAAGTGTCTGTGTTCATTTCATGATATAacagttttctcaaatgaaacggtaaatTCTCATGAAGTGACGGTTTATTtaagcatagactgtaaaaagacggtttgtgtcctcatatagaGACTACAAAGACagcaagcgtgtgtgtgtgtgtgtgtgtgggggggggggggggggcatgtttttgtgacatatgaggactcaaatgtgtataatgccatgggtatgacacaggtattacaggagagggtgaaatatgaggacattacccatggccccacttttcaaaaggcttataaatcacacaggaggagtttttatgagaaagtaaaaatgcagaatgtttcctgtgatgggtaggtttaggggcagtgtgtgtgtgtgtgtgtgtgttgggtaggtttaggggcagtgtaaggggatagaaaatatggtttgtacagtataaaaaccattacgccaatGGAATGTCTCCatatatcacaaaaacaaatgtgtatgtgtgtgtgtgtgtgtgtcagcgcCCGCCAAGTCCAAATAATGGATGTTGCACCGGTCTTTTTCACAGCTCCTCCATTTCGCTTTCAGCTATGTTTACTCAAAATGGCGAATATGATGATGCGTTGCAGTTTGTGGCTTTAAATTTTGCAGGTAGATTTCGTCATCAACATGCATTATCGCAATAGTGCAATAtaattaaaatctctatcgtaggccaattttgtaacATTTATAATCGCATATCGTTTATATCGCCCATTACTACTCGATATACGGCACAACAGAGACTAAAAGACCAGCGCAACTTCCCTTTCATGCCAAAATATTGATTTCACTGGTAAGTCAACAAAGCATTTCCTCTTAGGTTTTAAGATTTTACCTTCGTAAGCGTGTTGTAGATAATGCACCTACTAGCAGACACTCATGAATTGATCAGTAGTTCTGGTTTCAGCGATCATCTTACCCGTCTCCACATAGGGCTGAAAGGGCAGGACAGCTGCTAAGATTAAGCGTCCCGTTCCTGGCACCAAAGATTGCTTGATGTCCCGCAGAAGTTCAAGCGGCTCGTCGCAGCGGTCCAAAAGATTTAGGCAGCTAAtcaggtcgaactggaagccggTTCTGTGCCATTCATCGATTCCCAACAATCTGGAGATCCAAGCACAGACTCATGGTCACCTCAATGCATGAATATTAGGGCTGGATATTGACACACATTCCACTCGATTTCCATTCACAAGCTTTCAATTCAATATTACTGTGGAtctacaccaatcaggcataacatatgctatgccgccccattaacacaaactgagctgctctgtgtattctgacagctttctatcagaaccagcattaacttgtggagcagtttgagctccagtagctcgtctgtttgatcggaccccacgggccagccttcgctccccacgtgcatcaatgagccttggccgcccatgaccctgtggccggttctccactgttcctcttggagcacttttgatagatactgaccactgcagaccgggaacagcccacaagagctgcagttttggagatgctctgacccagtcgtctagccgtcacaatctggccaaactcgctcaaatccttacgcttgcccatttttcctgcttctatcTACACACACCTATATAATGATcgcgccagtttgaccttacTAGACGGAAGTAATGACGgatgggaatactagatgagattcgtctgaatatgaggtaaaaaaatataacaaatactgttgtgtttctcacagaaaccaatcggttcgtgtcttaagacatcaatgtgtcgtcaggagcagcagggtttttgtgcatgtctttttttttactctcatagagttgttacccattcacatacattatgactgacagactgcaacggtcgaagttaaaaatcttcatttgtgttctactgaagaaacaaacacgccTTCATGTTGGATACACAACAGATAAACAtcccattttcatttttgagtgaactaaccctttaaaatagtGAAGTTGATATATTTTACACAGCCCTAATGAATATTGTTCAGCGTATCCTCATTCAGAGGCATCTTTAACCTGTAATTCTTCCTTTGTAGGTGCCATTTCATCGGCGTGGAGACTTCGGTGGTGTAAACCTCGTCAAAGTGACAGCCCATCATTTCTGTGACCCCTCCATCCCCGGCTCCCAGATCCAGCATCCGCTGTCCTTTCCATTCCGGCTCGATCTGCAGGAGACGCCGAAACTGCTCCTTGGAAAACACGAACATGGAGCCGCGGCCCAGAAAGCTGTGGACAGACGGGATAGGATCGGATCACGAGGCCCTGATCAGCACAAGCACTGCAGGGACTCTTTGCAACATGGGGTGGCCAAGTCTACTTTAGGGGGTCCATAGACCGTGAATATCATGTAATACTTATTTGTTTTGACAGAgtatcattaaagggttagttcacccaaaaatgaaaattggatgtttatctgctgacccccagggcttccaacatgtaggtgtgtttgtttcttcagtagaacacaaatgaagatttttaactcaaccgttgctgtgtgccagtcgtataatggggtgaatggggaacaagtctatgagagcaaaacataccaacaaaaaaaatatacttaGGCAACGTGCAcgaaaaccctgctgctcctgacgacacattgatttgctaagacacgaaccgatcagtttctgtgagaaacacaacagtatttttaattttttaaatcatatcagacgaatctcatcaaGTTTTCTTATCGGCTCTAACTTCTGTCTAGTGAGGTCAAGCTTGtgcgatcatatatatatatatattagatctTCATTAGTGCCTCCGCAGATCgatcgaatgaggcatctacatgctatatatctatgatcacaccagtttgaccttaccagaTGGAAGTAAGagccgatgggaaaacttgatcaGACTCGTCAgaatatgaggtaaaaaaaaataacaaatactattcagtttctcacagaaactgatcggttcgtgtcttaacaaatcaatgtgtcgtcaggagcagcagggtttttgtgcacattgcctaagcatgttttttgttggtatgttttcctctcataggcttgttacccattcacatgattatatgactggcaaacaaacacacctacatgttggacgcCCTTGGGgccagcagataaacatctaatttccatttttgggtgaactaaccctttaaatatgtaACAATAAATAAGCAACCACAGTAGATATAGCAGTGAAATTACACAATTCTCAGCTGATATTCCACAGCAAAAACTACAAGCCAAgcctaataatataaatttaaaacattattgaaTACAAGTGAACCGTTAGCAATAAAGTAAGAACAGTGCTAAGAATGAAGCGTTTAAAGTTTCAGGTCACAGTGATAAtggtacagaaatgtaataatcaAACTTAATAACATTGCATAATCTTCACTGtagaaattaaatatagattctgGCATGTTAAAACTAGATAGGCCACAAAAGTTAATCAGTCAAGTTCAATgggtgattttattttattttattttgttctttgattTACTTTAATGATAGACTGAAGGATGTAGGCTATATGCTGTTTCGgtcactttaaggccaaatGCACAATATTAAATCTAATACCAGACACGCAGCCGTATATCTGCTTATATTCGTTTAAGACATAGCCGACTGTATTTACTATGATAGGCTACTCGCTATTTTTGGCATACCTTTATGTTCATTCAAGCACAAGCCACATGCCGCGCCACACACACATCGCGTTCTCGTGTTCAAGGCGGCAATGCAAAACAGTGAATCTAGTCAACATAACATCTAGGTCAAAAAAGTTTACTTCAAGAATGAAAAAAAGTGTGAAAAGCTGTGTTTTGCTGTAAGAACTGCACAAATGGAAACAAAAAAAACGCAATCTAGCCATATCGGTCCATAAACACGGACTTTGCACAGAAAGAAAAGTACTGAAAAATGTCTCCCACACTCTTCCAGCTCAGGGTGAAGTCGTTAAACATTAAAAACGTTTTAAAGACAAATTGCCGTTTAATGGAAAAACAAGTGAATGGCGAGGCAGGATTTTGAACAACTCTGCGCTTGTGCACGACCCCCATCTGTTTGGTaacgttaaagggttagttcacccaaaaatgaaatgtctgtcattaactcctcaccctaatgtcgctccacacccgtaagacctccgttcatcttcacacacagtttaagatattttatatttagtccgagagcgtatgcaagtgtatgcacactatactgtccatgtccagaaagggaataaaaacatcatcacagtagtccatatgagacatcagtgggttaattagagtctcttgaagcatccaaaatacatttgggtccaaaaataacaaaaactacgactttattcagcattggcttctctaccgcgtttgtgttcaatactcaaataaagaatcaaacggccatgaatcaatGAAAAGATCAacgattcggatcgccaatgtcacgtgatttcagcagtttgtcacgcgatccgaatcattgatcggaagagaagccaatgatgtttttattccctttctggacatggacagtatagtgtgcatacacttgcatacgctctcggactaaatataaaatatcttaaactgtgtgtgaagatgaacggaggtcttacgggtgtggagcgtcattagggagaggagttaatgacagacatttcatttttgggtgaactaaccctttaatattctcttaaagggatcccatggtgttgagacttgtatggcttaatataacataaatgatgtctcttactgaattatgtggtagaaaacccatgaaagatctacgttatttaaaaaatcgattttatatttggaccatgggcggcgccattttgtttgcgttctaggttgatgacgtagagtggttgaactcctcaatcagctggcgttacccgtagctatttttaccacaacgcaactcgaaaattgtttcagagttaaacaaaacaaatgaattgctttgtaattgtacttaaaacacactcaaacatacatgtgcacacaaactcacctacacaagtcacaaacagatcggcgggcgcgcacacacacacctgactgctcggtctcaatcgcatgcatcatcaccaaaacatcctgcctctcttcctcacgttactttatcccatcgtcctacctagatatttccctctgctggtcacatataggcattatagttaatctactatcaacagtctatctagggaacaggatgtgttgaacaggatatcaacacagggaatagattgagggttatgtatgcgcgcgcagtgcgtgcgtgtgtgtgtgtgtgttcgcgccgatctgttggggtgtgtgtgtgtgtgtgtgttcgcgccgatctgttggggtgtgtgtgtgtgtgttcgcgccgatctgttggggtgtgtgtgagtctgtgtgagagagagagtttgtgtgcacatgtatgtttgagtgcgtgaagtcggacagctgttgtgtgtaaatcggctttactcgttattgcggtgaacgtgagactgaatgactgcactcgaacatgtccactatggtgtcggacaacactacaaatgtccgtcccttcaaataatgccctatttaagggtatagggtcgatttcagattcagcccctgtcgtggagactgagcagcccaacatctcgattgagacagagcctgtcgtgtgcgcgcccgccgatctgtttgtgacttgtgtaggtgagtttgtgtgcacatgtatgtttgagtgtgttttaagtataattacaaaggaattcattggttttgtttaactctgaaacaattttcgagttgcgttgtggtaaaaatagctacgggtaacgccagctgattgaggagttcaaccactctacgtcatcaacctagaacgcaaacaaaatggcgccgcccatggtccaaatataaaatcgatttttaaaataacgtagatctttcatgggttttctactacataattcagtaagagacatcatttatgttatattaagccatacaagtctcaacaccaggggatccctttaatttTCAATGTTAATAGCATAAACAATGTGCAGCGCCGCTGGTTGTCAACATGGATGTTTTTTTCTAGGTGAAATGGAAATAGCGAACTGAATTTCGGGGTGTCACCCAGGTGTCAACTCTGTCTCCGCCACTGGACTCTGCTTACCCGTTGATGGAGGTCCTGGAAACGATGGGGCTGAAGATGGTGGAGAAGAGCGAGTGGTAGAGCTGCGTGAAGAGCCAGCTGGACTTCTCCTCGCTCTTATGGAGGAACGCCTGCGTCTCCTCATCCAGATGACTCTGGACAAACACCGAGCGAACGCTTTCTCCCAGCAGGTCTGGACGGCAATGGTACCACTGCAAACACATTTACACAGAGACAAGAACTAGTTAAACTAACTCAGCCACCTCAAATCAATGTCCAAAATCCTGATCTTTAACAATTACATGGTACTGAAATTATGTTTTGGTTATTTGAAAATGACATTACGACAAAAGACTTTGTACCCTGACAGGAGGTAATTTAGTTGTGATTATGTCAGGATGTGGTGGcttattatattgttttatttacattacGGGAAGGTTAGGGGAAAGTTAAGGGAACATTAAAACAACGTTCTGGGAACAGTACGGGAAGGTTAGAGGAAATTATAAAGGAACATTCTGGGAACATTACGGGAAGGTTAGGggaacgttaagggaacgttctGGGAACATTACGGGAAGGTTAGGGGAATGTTAAAGGAACGTTAAAGCAACGTTCTGGGAACATTACGGGAAGGTTACGGGAAATTTAAAGGAACATTCTGGGAACTTTATAGGAAGGTTAGGGAAATGGTGAGGGAATGTTATGGGAAGGTTAGGGGAATGTTAAGGGTACATTCTGGGAACATTACGGGAAGGTTAGGGGAACGTTAAAGGAACGTTCTGGGAACATTAAGGGAAGGTTAGAGGAACGTTAAAGGAACGTTCTGGGAACATTACGGGAACATTCTGGGAACATTATGGGAATGTTACGAGAACTTTAAAGGAACGTTCTAGGAACTTTATAGGAAGGTTAGGGGAATGGTGAGGGAATGTTATGGTAACATTGCATGAAGGTTAGGGGAACATTAAAGGAATGTTCTGGGAACTTTATGGGAAGGTTAGGTGAATGTTAAAGGAAAATTCTGGGAACATTACGGGAAGGTAGCGGGAATGGTGAGGTAATGTTAAGGGAAGGACAGGGGAATGGTAAGGGAATGTTAAGGGAATGTTTAAGGAATGTTCTGGGAACATTAAGGAAATGCATTACGGGAAATATGTTATAGGAAGGTTAGGGGAACATTATGGGAAGGTTAGGGGAACGTTAAGAGAATTTGAATAGAAGGTTAGGGGAACATTATGGGAAGGTTAGGGGTATGGTAAGAGAATATTAAAGGaacgtaaaaataaaaattctgtcatcctttactcgccctcaagttgttttaaacctgtatgaatttctttcttcagctgaacacaagggaagatattttgaagaatgtcagtaaccagacagttaactggagccattgacttccatagtaggaaaataaataatactatggaagtcaatggctccagttaactgtctggttactgacattcttcaaaatatcttgccttgtgttcagctgaagaaagaaattcatacaggtttgaaacaacttgagagtgagtaaagaatgacagaatttgtatttaaaaatgaactatccctttaaggggtCGTTAATGGAATGTTATGGGAACATTATGGGAAGGTTACGGGAATGTTCTTGAAAGGTTACGTGAAGCTCAGGGGTTTGTTAAACGAAATGTTAATAGAATAATATGGGAAGTTTAGGGGAACATTCTTCAAACCTAAACAACTTTCTATTTCCATTACGAAAAGTTTCCTGGCTAACCAAAAACAAATGCTACACATACATGTTTCGTGAAAGTTCCTAAAACATTCAGGTAACCCAAACCTAACATTCCCAAAACATTCTGAGGACCAAAGATTATCAGCTGGGGATGGTATTTTAATATGCAATATGGTAATGAAAGATTACCATATGTCATTGTAGCTACATGGTGCTCAAATGGACATCAGTACTAATTTAATGTTCAAATACAATAGTAGTACCATGGTAGTAACACAATAGTGATTCAATTTGGTATACCATGGCATTTTGATATACTCTATGGGAATGAAAAGTGTGCATATTCATGTACCATAGCATTGACATGGTGATCCAGATAGACTTTAAGTAATGTGCAAAATGTCCAACAAACAATAATGCTGGTACCTTTTTGTCAGACTAACTGCGACCACAACAGAGATGGATTAAATGCCATGGTACTTTAAAACACACTATGGTTCTGAAAACTACTAGTATGTGTGCACCAATGGACTTAAATAACTTTGAACATATGATATCACCAatgtgcaacaaaaaaaaaacgtcgTTTCTTGCTCGTAAATCTCTCCACTAAGTGAAATAAGGTAAAGATGAGGAGCTTCTCTCACCTGCTGGGCTTCATGTCCAGGTGTGTCAGTTTCAGTCACCATGTTCTCGAACAGAGATCGAGCCAGAGGACTGCGAACATACTTCCCAGACCACATCCTTCTCATAGCCAGAAGAAACGACACATAAAACAGCAGCCAAGCGACGAAGATAAGCGTCCTCATCTGCGGATGACAcatagtgagtgagtgagtgagtgagtgaatgaagtGAGCGGCACTGTAGTGGACAGACACTAGTCCAGAAATATGATCAGACCTCCATTCGACAGacttacaaacaaacaaacaaacctgaAGGTGTGGTGCTGTTTAGACACACACATCTTTGTTAAGTATAAGCTGAACGACAAACACATTTGGCACAAATCAGATGAGTTCCttgggagagaaaaaaaaagtgcacttccTGAATGTGTCACATTTAAAAGAAGCCGACGAGTCACGTGATCGGTCACGCGCGATATCACCGCTAGGCGGCGCGTTTTATTGCATCCTCTCATTTTCGTTTTGCTATTTTACATGCTCTGTAATATTTATGCTCTTTCTCTTTCAGcatctctgtctgtgtgtgtcagtaATTGCGTTAACAGTTTTGAGTCTCAACTTACAAACAGAAACTGAATAAATAgttaaaagacaaaaaaaaaactcaaatatATTAACAGGTATTAAATCTGaattaatgattttattttaaaaacttatatataatttgatacctgaaaaaacaaaacatagatACCTGGATtgatcattatatatataatttaatataaatggtaaatggaacGTCAAAGTAATGTTAAAGGAACGTTTTGggtaggcttgggcggtatccaaattttgataccgtcaaacctcctccctattttacctcggtatacggtattaccgtgaataattaaaaccttatgatgtaaggctcagacagcgtcaacaaactgttggcttggcttatatatatatatatatatatatatatatatatatatatatatatatatatatatatataggcctatatttttattttattttttacatttgagcccctgcccctgagaaactctctgcacgttttatgcttaccgttatgagacaattgtcagacaattgacttttttttgtgtgaagttaATCATGAACAATTAACTTTTGTGGAGTTAATAATGAACTCTACATGATTTttgtggagttcatgcttattgcttacattgccagctgtgtgacaaaaggcttcggcaatattacagcatagtcCGATGGTGCGCGCGGTTTTTCATCCATTTAGCAGTGAGGATGGTGGTTTCGGATATGCGCCCTTAGGTTCaaggtatttccatctctcgcggtcatctttttgttgcacaatttgcaaattgcctcgtctgtatttaccgtcaaaacccaaaatacttccaaactgcataagttgtgttctttttcgataataactcagtgcccgactcgccgtcttttccctctctctctctctctctctctctctctctctctctctctctctctctctctctcatccacgctgtcataacaacgcatacacatatttaggcatttaataaataaatagtatttaatatgtaaatagtttaattagttcaacttattaaatatttaataattaattgttgatcagcaatatgtaagttgatctgttttttgtttttttttgacggtttgacggtattgaaactgataccgttgctatttttagatcccgcggtataccattttaccgtattaccgcccaagcctagtTTTGGGAACATTACAGGAAGGTTAGggatcattatatatatatatatatgaaatgtatattataaaagtgattgtgtaatataaattaattattatatgaatttattttaatatatatagcctgtgtgtgtgtgtgtgtgtgtgtgtgtgtgtgtgtgtgtgtgtgtgtgtgtgtgtgtgtgtgtgtgttttaaatgtgttaaaatctTTTATAATTCttatattaattcattttaatgtattaatttataatcATTTTAGCACATTTAAAAACCTGTATAATGTAATATGTCTTTTTCTTTCTGTATTCTAAAGACAATTACCTCACAGTTATTAACAGCCCAATATCAACAATCATCATAGCTTTCTGCTTTGCTCACCATGTGTGTTCTGATTCAAAACCATAAGAAATATGGATAATAaatgcaaacctggtgaaagaGAAACCGTCAGAAAAGCGACTGCGTGTCGTTTATGCATGACTGACACATATCCATCAGATTATGGTTATTTATAATCCATATCAGATGATTTATTATCTATTCACAGAGGTTAGCGCACCTGCAGACACGTCATTCCCCCGGGAGCGCGCGCCAGGTTTAACTCCTCCTCCTGCACGCGCTCCCGACACTCAGTCCAGAGTCAGACTGACACAAAC is a genomic window containing:
- the mettl9 gene encoding methyltransferase-like protein 9 isoform X1, which encodes MCHPQMRTLIFVAWLLFYVSFLLAMRRMWSGKYVRSPLARSLFENMVTETDTPGHEAQQWYHCRPDLLGESVRSVFVQSHLDEETQAFLHKSEEKSSWLFTQLYHSLFSTIFSPIVSRTSINGFLGRGSMFVFSKEQFRRLLQIEPEWKGQRMLDLGAGDGGVTEMMGCHFDEVYTTEVSTPMKWHLQRKNYRLLGIDEWHRTGFQFDLISCLNLLDRCDEPLELLRDIKQSLVPGTGRLILAAVLPFQPYVETGGSWVRPKEHIKVEGKTWEEQVTQLSQNVFLKMGFELEAVTRLPYLCEGDMYKDYYVLDDAVFVLKPQE
- the mettl9 gene encoding methyltransferase-like protein 9 isoform X2, with the protein product MRTLIFVAWLLFYVSFLLAMRRMWSGKYVRSPLARSLFENMVTETDTPGHEAQQWYHCRPDLLGESVRSVFVQSHLDEETQAFLHKSEEKSSWLFTQLYHSLFSTIFSPIVSRTSINGFLGRGSMFVFSKEQFRRLLQIEPEWKGQRMLDLGAGDGGVTEMMGCHFDEVYTTEVSTPMKWHLQRKNYRLLGIDEWHRTGFQFDLISCLNLLDRCDEPLELLRDIKQSLVPGTGRLILAAVLPFQPYVETGGSWVRPKEHIKVEGKTWEEQVTQLSQNVFLKMGFELEAVTRLPYLCEGDMYKDYYVLDDAVFVLKPQE